One genomic segment of Helianthus annuus cultivar XRQ/B chromosome 14, HanXRQr2.0-SUNRISE, whole genome shotgun sequence includes these proteins:
- the LOC110905049 gene encoding 21 kDa protein, which translates to MAPKLATLLIFLAVIYLAQTTNSTTIKPSSSFIKSSCATATYPALCEQSLSPFAKTIQTSRAQLARTALAVSLKQSQTTQAYLNKLKQVKGLKPRERSAIGDCLEEVSDSLDRVSKSIKELKNCDRVKGQEFIWHMSNVQTWVSSALTDENTCMDGFGGKVMEGRVKSSVRAHITSVAHVTSNALALVNNFAQKH; encoded by the coding sequence ATGGCACCAAAGCTAGCCACATTACTCATCTTTCTAGCCGTTATCTACCTAGCCCAAACCACCAATTCCACCACCATCAAACCCTCCTCCAGCTTCATCAAGTCGTCTTGCGCCACCGCAACCTACCCGGCCTTATGCGAACAATCTCTTTCGCCTTTCGCCAAAACCATCCAAACCAGCCGGGCCCAGTTGGCCCGGACCGCGTTGGCCGTGAGCCTTAAACAGTCCCAAACCACCCAAGCCTATTTAAACAAGCTTAAGCAAGTTAAAGGACTAAAGCCCCGTGAACGGTCCGCAATTGGAGACTGTTTAGAAGAAGTTAGTGATAGTTTGGACCGGGTCAGCAAGTCCATCAAAGAGCTCAAGAACTGTGACCGGGTTAAGGGTCAGGAGTTCATTTGGCACATGAGTAATGTCCAGACATGGGTTAGCTCTGCACTGACTGACGAGAACACTTGTATGGATGGGTTCGGGGGTAAAGTCATGGAGGGTCGGGTCAAATCATCGGTTCGGGCTCATATCACTAGTGTTGCACATGTTACTAGTAATGCTCTAGCACTTGTTAACAACTTTGCACAAAAGCATTAG